AGTAAATCTCATGCTATTTGTACAAAGGTGCGAAGCACTGATCTTGTCTGGTGTAACACTGTGACAGTGGGCTGACAGTTCGCGGCTGGCTTTCATAAAGACTCCTGAGGATTCAGTCTTCTTGGTAGCATAGCCAGAACCATGAACAATTATCTAGTACTTTGATTCTCATAACTTGACCCAGAATAATTGGCTGTGATTCTTATGTAATCTCTTAATGGTCTTCTTTGTAATGCCAGCTTCTGCTATTTGTGACTAATTTTAATAGGAGCTTCATTCTTTCAATTGTAGGGGTggcttttcttttgattttctattaaatgaaaataagaaatattaacaaattaCCCTCTTAGATTTTGGCATCTCTACAgagtctgtgtttatttttttaagaggagaCCTATTTCACAGAGCATGCATGAAAAGCTGTAATTTCAAAAAAGCTTGCTAAGGCATAGATCATTAGGACCATCTCAGAACTGGGTGGGATGGATGCGGATTTAGCACTCGTCACTGCTTCGGCATGCCAGGATCTTGGTGTACATGTCAAGTTTATGGGAATCCCTGCTCAGGCACTTGAACagtatataaaatgcaaaatgacGTATATCTTCATCACTGGATACAAGGGATGGGAGTCCTTGCCAATATATGAGATCCTTAGCCAACTTCATCCTGACTGGAACAACAACCTGAATAACCAAAAGAAAATGACTTATTAtgtgttttcttaatatttacttATCTTTGTCCTTTGTAATTATCAAATTAAGATTTAGGGAACACATAGGAATATAAAACTCTCTAGGTATGGATTTTAGAGCCAGCCTATGAGAAAACATTCAGGAatctaaaaagtagaaacataacTCAAGTTTAgctttaactttctcttttcttccttcccactctCATCCTTTGATTTGAGGAGAtcagagaaagaagacaaagggAACTTCAATAGCAGATGTCCTGGGATACTTTGAGGAAAATGATGAGCTTGGaaattctgttctgtttttctcttgctgttgaAAATATTTCAACCGCCTGTGCCCAGGAAGAGGCAAGCTTTTGGTGGAATTATGTGCAATGCAGGGAAGGCAGCACACGACAAAAATTGCAGTGAAATTCTGATTCCTTTACAGTTGAATCTATCGCTATGAATGACTAGGCTCCTGCTGTATTTAGGAGCAGTCTAGCATATAAAAGTCATGAATCTTTTTCTTACAAAATGAGATATTTCAAAACTCCTTATGCATTACAGAGTCATCAACAAAGCAAGAAAGCCCTCTGTAGGATGCTCACCTGGCTGAATTGCCTCTCTAAGATTGTTTGAAGtttgtgtaattttttaaaattctctctggCACTTGATAGGATAGTATCTGAGAGATATTTCCCAAACCGCAGGTCATGGACTAGGGCATACAGAGGATCTCCCCAAAGGTACTGTAACATGAGTATCCACTTAGTAAGGTCTTCATTCTaagcaaacagaagaaaaagtctcattaaaataatcataattcaGTAGTTTTGGTAACATGTGATCTTTGCTTAGAGCAGCTGACCTGAAAGACTTTTGGTTATTCCTATGTGTATGGAGAGATTTTTGAAGGTAGTAAAAGTTGCAAAAGTATAAAATTAGGCTATTAGTTCACACTTCACTGGATTATTAAAAATCTGGGTTAATTTAGGAATTATTCTTCTGATGATTTCTAATTTAtaacatgaatttcttttttcttctgaaattcgACTACCCACTCACTCAGTTCTATTATGTTTGTATATTTGCATGAGAGAAATCTAAATATAGTATGACAAGTCAATATGTGCCGGCAGTACCTGACCCAGGAAAGAAGCATTCTGCCTGTGCCCACATCATTGTAACCCAGCAGTGATCTTTCATATCAATGGATCAGATGAGTCATTCATATTGATTTTTTGATTCATGGTTTGTTTTATGATATTAAAACAAAGAGACAATGAAGAACAGAAGACATTCCTAAACAGGCTTTCTTTCCTCAGTTGATCCCAACACCAGCCCCCATGCTGGTATCAGAAGAGTCTGTCTTGTTgacttgtgtcagggcagaaaatGGCACAGCGTTGTCTTTAGTAACAGTATCAGTGGGATTCACAATGGAGGGTTTTCTCCCCTAGTTAACTACTCCTAGTAGAATTGAGCATGAAAATCCTGGGGGCTGAAGATCTCTAGTTAATATGCTTGATTTCTTTACAGCCATGAACTGTTTtagtggaaaagaacagagaactgAGTAGGATTAAATATAGTAATGCACATAAAGTGCTTAGTAACATGTATGGCCATGTAGTAACTCTCAATAAACTTTAAATTCAAGCTTATTGAAaaatccctcctccttcccttctttgaCCTTTCCCTTTACTTGATCATCCTCATTATTAATGAGCTTAACAGAGGAAAAGAATGCTGATATCATTAAGAAAGTAGTAGAGAGAAAAGATAGTATGTTAAGGGGGGATGCATGTGAAGATATTTTGAATAATGTTAGGATGAAGGAAAATGCAGGAAATCAGAAAAGAGAGATTATAATGGTGAAAATTTGAAGCTGCCATAAATGATTGAGGCTTGATATATAAACTGTGTTGTCCTCAAAACAGAGACAATATTTGCGGCCATGAGAAGCAAAGCAATGTTATATAGGCCATTTTGGCAGAgacttacaaattaaaaataaaaggtgacAGAGGAGTCATTGAGACTGATGAATGAGGAGGTTTTAGAGAAGTAGAGCAGATTCAGGAGAGCTTTGAAAGGCAGTTGCGCTGGCTCGAGTGGTGCAGTATAGGACTCCCAAATAGGAGTCACTAGTAACAGGGAGTACTCAAAACTGGGGTGTGTTTCTTACATATTCATGAATTTTGCAATCTTATATTTTACACATGGAAGTTCCCATTCTTTTCCTGTTCTTGTACAGAATAACAGCTGCAATCCTGTGTTTAATGCATTCCTTGAACTAATCTTGTCTGCATGGACAATTTATTGATCTGTTATTTCCTTTGCTACTACAGATCTTTAGTCATCCCTTGATTTCGCTCATGCATCATCAACTGCATAATATAATTTCTCTTCAACTGCTTACAGTTCCTCCACTGTTTTTTGCATGTACAGTTACCATTACCTCTAATATTCTGAAGCCTGTTAAGCTACACACTGTCTCATTCGATCTGGTGAAAAACCCAGGTGAAAGACTCACGTTCATCTGTTgggctttttctgtttcttcaggaGCATGGATGGGATTGGTGTGGCAGTCATTGGTGGCATTGATATACTCCGGTATACTCTGGGAATACTTTTCATCCTGAAAGTGATCAGGCAATTAGTTAGGGTTGTTGGGCATTCAGTAGATGAACCCTATACTAGAACATTAACATGTTTGATAGACGTGTAATTTTTTAACTTTGGGGGGGGCATCACAAAATTTGAAAGTCattcttttcctactttttctaTATATTGTCTCTATAAAGATGATTTTACATCTAACTTTTCTAAGCTCAAATTTTCCCTTCtctattttatcactttttaaaaattttttagtatTTGAACCAAATATAGTACTTTTGTACCAATActtggtgcttcccaggtgacagtagtggtaaagaacattcctgccaatgcaggagatataagaatactcaggttggatcccttgGTGAGGAGCATCCCTTGCAAGAGGGTACAGCAGCACACTCCTGGACTCTCGCCTGgtgaaacccatggacagaggagcctgttgagcTACAGtcagtagggttgcaaagagttggacacaaatgatgtgacttagaatgcatgcatgcacctaTATTTAACCATTTAATCTCTTGTTTACTGTGGGTTAGAGCCAATATACTCCCCTATAAGGAGTAATACAGTAATGACTCTGACTTATCTTTGAACCCGCTCACCAGAATGATTAGTGTTCATCCCAGGTGCAGAACACAATACTGTTTTTGGTGACAAAATGGTATGTCAGGAAAACACGGCATAAAGTTATAGGAAATACTAAGCAATGGACTGAGAATAATAAGAGTAGAAAAATGTTAACTAACACTTTGATAGAGAAAAACTAATCTTTTGCGGAAGTTATGAACATTTGAAGACTTGGAAGAGtttggaaaaaatggaaagtcAAAAATGGAGTATGAAACAAAAACTAGTGAGTACAAAAAACTATGTAAATTTAATAGAAACCTTTAGCACTGCCTTTTATTAGCTGTCTGCTCTACTGTGTGCTCCTTGAGTGACCTAAGAGAATTAACATACAAGTTTCATATACCTTCATCAGAAAGAGAATAATTGTTTCCAATTGTAAACTCTGCTTCTATAGTAGCTAGAAAACTATTCACTGCAAATCATAAAACAATAATTtgtagcattaaaaaaactaCCAGTATTCGTTTTTGTGACCGGGATTCAGCTTTGTTTAACATGTTCCATCCACCCAGTTCACTGCAGAGCAGTTCTCATTTATTGGCTATTTACTCTGAGCCTGGAGAAGAAAGCACAGAGAGACCCTGAAGGACGAGAAAATCAACATGCTTCGTCTTCCACAATCCCACCTAAAATTGCTTTCTGTCGGGttattatggactgaatgtgtgtTCTTCAAATTCATGTGTTAGAGCCCGAACTGCCAAAAAACTGTGCTTTGAAAAGGGTTCTGACTTTTTGGCAcgccatggtctatagcccaccagaatcccctgtccatggtatttctcaggcaaaaatactggagtggcttgccgttcccttctccagggaatcttacagaccctgggatagaacccaggtctctcccaatgaaggcagattctttaccatctgagccaccagcaaagcccattaaggttaaatgagctcTCAGGGTGGAAAACTCATCCAATAGGTTAGGTGTCTCCATGAAGCAAAACACCAGAGAATTTTCtattctgtctctgtgtctgtgtgtcctttcctctgtctctcttccccaccccacaccctgtGTGAGGACGCATGGAGAAGCCATCCTGGAGAGAAAGAGTTCTTACCAGAACCTCACCTTGCTGGTGCCTGATCGGGGACTTCTAGCCCCCAGAGCTGTGaggaaacaaatttctgttgttttttccaCTGAGTCTATTGtattcttttatgtattcttaGCTGACAAATACAAAgtcatttattttggaaattttaaaaagaaaatgaaaaaggaaattgaCACAGTTGTTTCACTTCTTTGGAAACTTTGAGATTTCACAAAACTAGTCCTTTCTTCAATTTCCATGTCTTATGAGCTGACGGCGCCTTTAACCTAGAGAGTGTGTTATTTGAATTTAGGCTGATGCAGCCCTCTTGTTGAAAGGACAGTATGACCCAGTCACTTACACAAAGGTCCTTTTGGGAGCCTGGAggtcaacagtccatggggtcacaagagtcggacacgacttagcaactaaaccaccaccacagtacTTACAAACTCATTGAACATTATTGTGGAAAGGTTATGCATGTCGTGGGACAGCCTAGAGACACGGCTAAACGTATTTCTAAGGAACTTCAGGGGGATGCCAAACACATCAGGACCGCAGGATGGGCATACGTTGCCTTGGCACAGGAGCAGATTTGACATgaccagcagcaggagcaggcagGACCCTGCTAAAGTAAAAACATGAGCCATTCTTAGATGATCTAGTCACTTGAGGTTATTAAATCCATCCTGTGaagggaagccctctctttcCCTGTTGCTCTGAGCAGGAATTGGATCTGTAGtagctggggtggggaagaaagaGCGCCTTCTGTGTAAATTTAGGAGGATGATGATATTTGCACAGATACATATTTGGAGAAGTAGGATACTCCCTGCATTTTCATATTGCTCCCAGAAGTACTTCTGTGGTCTGCAAACATTTGGAACTTAATTCTGAGCCAGCATATTTAGGCCATTCTTTTAAGACAGTTTAATGTCGGGACTCTGCAGACTCTGACCAGAGAGGCCCTCTAGGAGTTTATAATTTTTTCACTCTACATTGACTAATGCTTGAATTTTAGACACGGAAATGACAAGAAGTGTACAGTTGATCTGTGTGGTTTACATCACGCTGGGGTAAGAGTAAACACATGACTGACTGATCGCTACTATTGAGTACAGAGAGAATACTAAGAGAAAAAGGATACTGTACCTTGGATCTGCTAACTCACCTTCGTAACCCCATGCATGTCTTTGATACTTTCCCCAAAGctttaaaacatcttaaaatttgtgtttcacaGTAGCCCTGTGAGATAGCCTTCATCTTCACTGTGATCATCAAGTTATGTTAATGAAGATGCAATGCCTTGGAGAGGGCAAGTAATTTTCCCCAGGTCCCATTATTAGTAGATGGAGGTGACTGGGCACCAATGCAGTCATCTGTTCACTTCCTGATGTCACATCACACATGCCTGTGGGCTCTCGGTCTGCATGTGTGTAACCAGGACCACATCAGGAGCTGTGATGACTCTCTGCTTAAAGCGAAAAATATCTTGTCTTTTACTGCCGAACAAAAGTGGCCCTAGAACATTGGTTTCATCCACTTGTTCTGCTCTGTCTATAAACCACTCACTGTTAAAGTCTTTGACAATTATCAGTGTGGGGGCTTGATTCTCCTGGCTAGACTTTCTTCTACTGATATTTCTTCTACTTTTATTCATCCTAGTCTTCTCATTACATTTGTTTCTTTGAGACAATGGCAGGTAAATCTCCAGATGGTCATCCAAGAATCTTACCTCTCAGCACCCAGCCACCCATCACTGGCTCTGAGGACACGGCCTGGCCTTTCCTGACTGTGACGTTTCAGGGAGAAAATCCATCTCTCTGATCAGGAGCACATCCTGACAACCATGGGGCTGAGTTTTCAAACCATCTCCAAACATCTCCTCTTTGATAGGAGAACTAGACCTTCAGGCTTCCATGATGTATtgtaatatttcagaaattattcCTTGCCCTACCTTTGGCCAACAAAAGCATAAAATCATAGACTCTTGCAAGCGTGATTTTAATATTACTTTTCCTGTCCGTCCTTTGTAAGTAAGCAGAATTTAAGACTGAAGTGAGCAAGAATTGAGTTTCGACATAAGAACTGATAACATAGGGATTTTATCCTACTGAATGAGATTCGACATGATTCTTTCTACAACTTACCAGAAGAGTGGTAATTAATGAAGGATAAGATATCAGCATTTACTAGGTTTTCTCTGCTCTTAGTTTAAAGGGGCATGGTATCTAAGAATAAAATGgttatttaaaattaagttatgAAAATCAAACAAGTGATTCTTAAAAGGAAGACATATAAGTTGGAAAAATTTGGGACTATCTCTTTCATCAACTAAAGACCTTATTGTGACAGGCAAGGAGAATATAGCTTGTATAACATagatgtatttgtgtgtatatatttctgtGCATGTATACATGTGATATGAATCAATATATGCTTATTCCTATGTGGGACTTTGGACttataaaattcaattttataaaTGGCAGTAAATATAGCAGAATATTCTAATTCTTAGTGTAATTGATATTTTGTTGGTAGATGACTAACTATATGATTTTTTATTCTGTTAAAGTGTTACTTGTGTGTTTGCTTTGGTAGCACAAATGTTAGAAAATTGGAATAATACTGacaagattagcatggcccctgcccaagGATGACACACAAATGTGTGAAGCCTTCCATATTTTTCTAACAACTTTGAGGGTTGCGATGagaaggaaggtgggaaggaggttcaagatcGAGGGgtataggtatacctatggctgattcatgttgatgtttggccgAAAGcagtacagtattgtaaagcaattagccttcaattaaatatCAATAAATCTAATGATTAAAACTGTAGTTGGGGATCATGTAACAGGTTCAGATATCCATTGTATGACTAAAGAGGATCTGACTGGAAACTGATGGTATCAATTATCATTGGTTAGTGATTCATTAACTTTATAGTTGAATGAGAAAAGTAAGCTAACAAACACTATTGTCTGTGACTCAAGTGTCACAGCAAGCTATAGTCCTTGTCTGCGTTCGCCTTTAGGCGGTATAGCGCCAAACTCTGAAACTGAGGCCGTTCCCAGAGCGCACAGTCATGAGTCCTGCCCAGGGTTTCTGTTCCTGATGCTGGAGGCTTCTGTTCACTGGTCCACTAGGTCCGAAACTTTCTCTCCTGAGCATTCTCTGGTTCTATCATGTGCACAAGTCTTTCTATTTTGGTGTCTAATTTGATTCTCATATTCTTTTGGTCAGACTACCAAGTCTCTTTATGAtttacttttcagacccttttgggCTTTCATCTTTCTGATGCTTATTAGTgtatttgcttccatgtctaccTCTCTGAGTAGTTCTCAGTATCTACATATACTCTACCCTATTCGCTTACTGTCTGGATTTTGGCGTTCAGCATCAgcatatttttattaactttattttcctgAATAAGTTCCTGAAGTTTCTGATATATAGCTTAAGCTGGTTGACTCCCATCTGGCTTGTTCGTGTTGTTTCCAAAAAATTGGAGAACTCTGATTTCTTTCTAGGCAATACTGCCCCTTCATTTGATACCATTGCTAATTTTCAGTGATTTCAGTTCCTGTGTCATAAGCTTTGTCTTTCTCAATCTACTCTAACTTGAGTGCTATGTGTCTCTATGTTggtattactattttattttattttatttttttaaattcaattagAGGccaactactttacaatattgtggtggttttgccatacattgacaggaatctgccatgggtgtacatgtgttccccatcctgaacccccttcccacctcctccctatcccatccttctgggtcatcccagtgcaccatcccaAGCACCATGGATCATGCATAGAACCCGGAATGGTGATTTGTgtcacatgtgataatatacatgtttcaatgcctttctcccaagtcatcccacccccgtctctcccacagagtccaaaacgcTTCTATACATCTAtgtgtcttttgctgtctcgcatacagggtagataccatctttctaaagtctatatatatatgtgtatatgttagtatactgtattggtgtttttctttctggtttactttctggtttctttctttctggtttactaggctccagtttcatccaccttattagaactaattcaaatctattttttaatggctgagtaatattccattgtctatatgaccacagttttctcatctattcatctgctaatgggcatctagattgcttccatgtcctgcccttTATAAACAGTGCGgcaatgaacattgggtacatgtgtctctttcaattctggtgtcctcgttgtgtatgcccagtagtgggattgcttggtaatctggcagttctctttccagtattttaaggaatctccaccctgttctccatagtggttgtattactattttaaataaatatcaatCTAGTATACCAGAGAATTAAAGGGAATAAAATTACAATAGTATTAGTAATAATACAGTCCCCCAAATCATAATCCAGTAACGCTCCCAGTTTTAAATGAATTTCTACCCATGTATTACTGAGGTCCCCTACTCACTCCTTACTAGGTGTTTCAATTTTGAAATAGAATGTAGAAAACAAtggagtggaaaattctgaaaatcaCCTTGGATTTTAGATGCCTCAAGATTAAACATGTAATGATTAGTTTTTTATAGTTAGTAGGGCTAGTCTGAGCACACATAGCTCAGTGTAGGGTGATTGCTATTGAGTGAAGGATGGATGTATGCTGTGAACTGCAATCACCAAACAGGTGAtccaaaataaagaaagcaatGCCAGAAACACACAGGCTTCTGTTTTGTAAGGAAAAACTTACAGTGTCTGTAATCTACAGTCTGATCTTCAGATTCTTCAATACATTTACTCTTCCACTGCTCATTTAAATATTTGAGTTGTTTGATTTTTTCCTACAGAGTTGCATGAGTCTCTTATATAAACTTGATATGAAGCCCTTACCATATATgcgatttgcaaatatattttttctctctccataGGTTGCCATTTAATTTTATTGGTGGCTTCTTTTACTATGCAGAAGGTTTTGAGTTTGATATGGTCTCACCagtttatttttgaagctcttgcctttgcttttgatgaCTGACTTATTTGAGCTGCTTGTATTTTGGAAAGTgatcctttatcagttgttttttttgctattatattctcccattcttaCCAAAAGTCacagactggatgaatggatagaaaacCAAAACCCATATATATGCGGTCTACAAGAGATCCACTTCAGTCCTAGAgacacatagagactgaaagtgaggggatgaaaaaagatattccatggaaATGGAAATCAGAAGAAAGCTGGATTGGCAATTCTCgtatcagaaaaaatagaccttaaaataaaaactattataagagataaagaaggacactaccaACTGATCAAGGGTCAgtccaagaaaaagacaaaacaattttaaatatttatgtagccaacataggagcacctcaatacatgagGAAAACACTAACTGACacaaaaggggaaattgacagtaacaaaataatagtaGGCCATGTCAACACTGCACCTGTACCAATGGGcagatcaacaaaacagaaaattaataaggaaacataaacCTACAAAGAAATATTAGAGCAAACAGACCTAATTGATATTCAGCACATTCCAT
This genomic stretch from Dama dama isolate Ldn47 chromosome 7, ASM3311817v1, whole genome shotgun sequence harbors:
- the LOC133059173 gene encoding placental prolactin-related protein 3-like — translated: MASWLSLRSIRCSRFPPSHPIRLTPHGQQESSSQVHSAIPMAPASIFHGHQWTYNSVRGSCLLLLLVMSNLLLCQGNVCPSCGPDVFGIPLKFLRNTFSRVSRLSHDMHNLSTIMFNEFDEKYSQSIPEYINATNDCHTNPIHAPEETEKAQQMNNEDLTKWILMLQYLWGDPLYALVHDLRFGKYLSDTILSSARENFKKLHKLQTILERQFSQVVVPVRMKLAKDLIYWQGLPSLVSSDEDIRHFAFYILFKCLSRDSHKLDMYTKILACRSSDEC